A stretch of Faecalibacterium duncaniae DNA encodes these proteins:
- the yidD gene encoding membrane protein insertion efficiency factor YidD yields MNPVSRVCRNALCAPIRFYQRFISPGLGRNCRFTPTCSQYGIEAIQTHGCIKGLLLTAWRIARCNPLGRWGFDPVPPKGRWVSPERRLSPAKLFRGRHG; encoded by the coding sequence GTGAATCCCGTCTCCCGCGTCTGCCGGAACGCGCTCTGTGCGCCCATCCGGTTCTACCAGCGCTTTATCAGCCCGGGGCTGGGCCGCAACTGCCGCTTTACCCCCACCTGCAGCCAGTATGGCATAGAAGCCATCCAGACCCATGGCTGCATCAAGGGCTTGCTGCTCACCGCCTGGCGCATCGCCCGGTGCAACCCCCTTGGCCGGTGGGGCTTTGACCCGGTGCCGCCCAAAGGCCGCTGGGTGAGCCCGGAGCGGAGACTGTCCCCGGCAAAGCTGTTCCGGGGGCGGCACGGTTAA